The following nucleotide sequence is from Streptomyces leeuwenhoekii.
CCAGCACACTCCCGGCGAGGCCCCGCCGCCCACCTCGCTCTCCCTGACACCGGCCGTCAAGCGCGCCCTGCTGGACGCGCACGAGCTGGCCCGGGCGAGCGGTACCGGGTACATCGGGCCGGAGCACGTGCTCAGCGCGCTCGCCGCCAACCCGGACTCGGCCGCCGGGCACATTCTCAACGCCGCCCGGTTCGCGCCCTCCCCCCTGCCGCCCGAGGCACCGGAGGCGGCGGGGGCCCGCGCGGAGCGGCCCCAGCCGACGAACACGCCGACCCTGGACAAGTACGGCCGCGACCTGACCGAGCTTGCCCGGCAGGGGCGGATCGACCCGGTGATCGGGCGGGACGAGGAGATCGAGCAGACCGTCGAGGTGCTCTCCCGCCGCGGCAAGAACAACCCGGTGCTGATCGGTGACGCGGGCGTCGGCAAGACGGCGATCGTGGAGGGGCTGGCGCAGCGCATCGCCGACGACGACGTGCCCGACGTGCTCGCCGGGCGCCGGGTGATCGCCCTGGACCTGACGGGCGTGGTCGCCGGCACCCGCTTCCGCGGCGACTTCGAGGAGCGCATGAACAACATCGTGGGCGAGATCCGCGCCCACTCCGACCGGCTGATCATCTTCATCGACGAGCTGCACACGGTCGTCGGCGCGGGCGGTGGCGGCGAGAGCGGGTCGATGGACGCCGGCAACATCCTCAAGCCGGCCCTCGCCCGCGGCGAGCTGCACATCGTGGGCGCGACCACGCTGGAGGAGTACCGCCGGATCGAGAAGGACGCGGCCCTGGCCCGCCGCTTCCAGCCGATCCTGGTGCCGGAGCCGACCACCGCCGACGCGATCGAGATCCTGCGCGGTCTGCGCGACCGCTACGAGGCGCACCACCAGGTCCGCTACACCGACGAGGCGCTGGTGGCGGCGGTGGAGCTGTCCGACCGCTACCTCACCGACCGGCGGCTGCCGGACAAGGCGATCGACCTGCTCGACCAGGCCGGCGCCCGGGTACGGCTGCGGGCCCGCACCAAGGGCACGGACGTGCGGGCCATGGAGCGCGAGGTCGAGCAACTGGTCCGCGACAAGGATCAGGCGGTCGCGGACGAGAGTTACGAGGAGGCGACCCGGCTGCGCGACCGGATCGTGGAGCTGAAGGAGCGCATCGCGCGGACGGCCGGCGGCGGCGAGGCCGACGAGGGGCAGAACCTGGTGGTGGGCACCGAGGCGATCGCCGAGGTGGTGTCCCGGCAGACCGGCATCCCGGTCAGCAGCCTCACCCAGGAGGAGAAGGACCGGCTGCTCGGCCTGGAGGAGCACCTGCACGAGCGGGTCGTCGGCCAGGACGAGGCGGTCCGGGTCGTCGCCGACGCCGTCCTGCGCTCGCGCGCCGGGCTGGCCAGCCCCGACCGGCCGATCGGCAGCTTCCTCTTCCTCGGCCCGACGGGCGTCGGCAAGACGGAACTCGCCCGGGCGCTGGCCGAGGCGCTGTTCGGCAGCGAGGACCGCATGGTCCGCCTCGACATGAGCGAGTACCAGGAGCGGCACACCGTCAGCCGGCTGGTCGGCGCCCCGCCCGGCTACGTCGGCCACGAGGAGGCCGGCCAGCTCACCGAGGTGGTGCGCCGCCACCCCTACTCGCTGCTTCTGCTGGACGAGGTGGAGAAGGCGCACCCCGACGTCTTCAACATCCTGCTCCAGGTCCTCGACGACGGCCGGCTGACCGACTCCCAGGGCCGCACGGTGGACTTCACCAACACCGTCATCGTGATGACCAGCAATCTGGGCTCGGAGGTGATCACCCGCCGCGGCGCGGGCATCGGCTTCCGCCCGGGCGGCTCGGACGCGGACGAGGAGGCCCGGCGCGAGCAGGTGCTGCGCCCGCTGCGCGAGCACTTCCGGCCGGAGTTCCTCAACCGCATCGACGAGATCGTCGTCTTCCGCCAGCTCAGCTCCGAGCAGCTGCGGCGGATCACCAGCCTGCTGCTGGAGCAGACCCGGCGTCTGCTGCACGCGCAGGACGTCGCCGTCGACTTCACCGACGCGGCCGTGGACTGGCTCGCCGAGCACGGCTACCAGCCGGAGTACGGCGCCCGTCCGCTGCGCCGCACCATCCAGCGGGAGGTCGACAACCAGCTCTCCCGGCTGCTGCTGGACGGCCGGGTCGCCGAGGGCGGCCGGGTGACGGTGGACGTCGAGGACGGGCGCCTGGCCTTCCGTACGCGGCAGACGCCCGCCCCCGAACTGTGAGGTGACGGTCAGCGGGCCGGGCGGACCACCATCGCCGAGCCGCCGCCGCGCCGCTCCTTCTCGGCGGCGGCCAGCCACCGGCCGTCCGGCAGCCGCTGGATGCCCGTCGCCGCGCCGATCTCCGGGTTGGGCTTGAAGGAGTGCCCGATGGCCTCCAGCCGCCGCTGGGTCTCGGTGCCCTGAAGGGCCGGTTCCATCTCGGTCTGTGCCGCGTTGCGCTGGCTGACGCGCGGCGCGGCGATCGCGTCGACGAGCGGCAGGCCGCGGTCGAGGAACCCGGTCAGGGTCTGGAGCACCGTGGTGATGATGGTGGCGCCGCCGGGCGAGCCCAGTGCGACGACGGGCCTGGCGTGCCGGTCGAGCACGATCGTCGGCGCGATGGACGACCGGGGGCGCTTGCCGGGACCGGGCAGGTTGGGGTCGTGCACGGCCGGGTTGGCCGGGGCGAAGGAGAAGTCCGTCAGCTCGTTGTTGAGCAGGAAGCCCCGGCCGGGCACGGTGATGCCGCTGCCGCCGGTCTGCTCGATGGTGAGGGTGTAGGCGACCACGTTCCCCCACTTGTCCGCCGTCGTCAGGTGGGTGGTGTTCTCGCCCTCGTACGTCGTCGGGGCCGCCGTGCCGCCGCCCCCGCACCGGGCCGGGTGGCGCGGGTCGCCGGGCGCGAGGGGGCTGGTGAGGACCGCATCGTCCTTGATCAGGCACGCGCGGGAGTCGGCGTACCGCTGCGAGAGCAGCTCACGGGTCGGTACGTCCTCGAAGGCGGGGTCGCCGACCCAGCGGCCGCGGTCGGCGAAGGCGATCCGGCTGGCCTCGATGAAACGGTGCAGGTACTGGGCCTGGCTCGTCCGCTTCGCCGAAAGGTCGCCGCGCTCCAGGATGTTGAGGGCCTCGCCGACGGTGGTGCCCCCGGAGGACGAGGGCGCCATGGAGTAGACGTCGAGCCCTCGGTAGGAGGTCTTCGTGGGCGCCTGGAGTTTGGTGCGGTACACCGCCAGATCCTGGGCGGACAGGTCACCGGGGCGGGCGTTCCAGCCGGAGTCGGGGTCGACGGGCGGCTTGTCGACGGTGGCGACGATGTCCTCGCCGATGTCGCCCCGGTAGAGCGCGTCCACGCCCTTGCTGCCCAGCTCCCGGTAGGTGCGGGCCAGGTCGGGGTTCTTGAAGGTGGAGCCGATCGCCGGGAGGCTGCCGCCGGGCAGGAACAGCTCGGCGGTGTCGGGGAAGTACCGGAAACGGGCCTCGTTGGCGGCGGTCTGCTCGCGGAAGGTGGCGTCGACCGTGAAGCCGTCGCGGGCCAGCCGTTCGGCGGGCTTCAGCAGGGTGGCGAGCTTCCGGCTGCCCCACTTGTCCA
It contains:
- a CDS encoding ATP-dependent Clp protease ATP-binding subunit; translation: MTSGFISPEGDPFAEFLARFFGGPRPRHIDIGRLLSQPARELVRGAAQYAAEHGSRDLDTEHLLRAALSAEPTRSLLSRAGADPDTLASEIDERSGPVQHTPGEAPPPTSLSLTPAVKRALLDAHELARASGTGYIGPEHVLSALAANPDSAAGHILNAARFAPSPLPPEAPEAAGARAERPQPTNTPTLDKYGRDLTELARQGRIDPVIGRDEEIEQTVEVLSRRGKNNPVLIGDAGVGKTAIVEGLAQRIADDDVPDVLAGRRVIALDLTGVVAGTRFRGDFEERMNNIVGEIRAHSDRLIIFIDELHTVVGAGGGGESGSMDAGNILKPALARGELHIVGATTLEEYRRIEKDAALARRFQPILVPEPTTADAIEILRGLRDRYEAHHQVRYTDEALVAAVELSDRYLTDRRLPDKAIDLLDQAGARVRLRARTKGTDVRAMEREVEQLVRDKDQAVADESYEEATRLRDRIVELKERIARTAGGGEADEGQNLVVGTEAIAEVVSRQTGIPVSSLTQEEKDRLLGLEEHLHERVVGQDEAVRVVADAVLRSRAGLASPDRPIGSFLFLGPTGVGKTELARALAEALFGSEDRMVRLDMSEYQERHTVSRLVGAPPGYVGHEEAGQLTEVVRRHPYSLLLLDEVEKAHPDVFNILLQVLDDGRLTDSQGRTVDFTNTVIVMTSNLGSEVITRRGAGIGFRPGGSDADEEARREQVLRPLREHFRPEFLNRIDEIVVFRQLSSEQLRRITSLLLEQTRRLLHAQDVAVDFTDAAVDWLAEHGYQPEYGARPLRRTIQREVDNQLSRLLLDGRVAEGGRVTVDVEDGRLAFRTRQTPAPEL
- the ggt gene encoding gamma-glutamyltransferase, whose amino-acid sequence is MRRPVARNLAVLAVSAAVVSVGAAAPPTARPQPPEKSPVAVGYGGAVASVDPDASAAGIEVLRKGGNAVDAAVATAAALGVTEPYSAGIGGGGYFVYYDAKSRTVHAVDGRETAPLTAGKDLFTENGKPIPFAEAVSSGLAVGTPGTPATWRTVLDKWGSRKLATLLKPAERLARDGFTVDATFREQTAANEARFRYFPDTAELFLPGGSLPAIGSTFKNPDLARTYRELGSKGVDALYRGDIGEDIVATVDKPPVDPDSGWNARPGDLSAQDLAVYRTKLQAPTKTSYRGLDVYSMAPSSSGGTTVGEALNILERGDLSAKRTSQAQYLHRFIEASRIAFADRGRWVGDPAFEDVPTRELLSQRYADSRACLIKDDAVLTSPLAPGDPRHPARCGGGGTAAPTTYEGENTTHLTTADKWGNVVAYTLTIEQTGGSGITVPGRGFLLNNELTDFSFAPANPAVHDPNLPGPGKRPRSSIAPTIVLDRHARPVVALGSPGGATIITTVLQTLTGFLDRGLPLVDAIAAPRVSQRNAAQTEMEPALQGTETQRRLEAIGHSFKPNPEIGAATGIQRLPDGRWLAAAEKERRGGGSAMVVRPAR